One window of the Pelmatolapia mariae isolate MD_Pm_ZW linkage group LG15, Pm_UMD_F_2, whole genome shotgun sequence genome contains the following:
- the mideasa gene encoding mitotic deacetylase associated SANT domain protein a — protein MSLPAQVNTDKSGKHRAAAMKEAVQHPGEVYYGMGPPALESSHSDSASSSGVYNQEKGPQSLPHYQQGAPVKWMHQDSLQAPGWSQEVPVSAWGQNFGPYMSGVNVRNQMTFHKGVHEGVALPMGGENQLSGPVEVYRDATQAPAQGRGIEWEQHAAATAMHQAQLQAYQHSHKGVELQGQSHVPPHGLQGSMLQPFQATFRPSKQQFSSGYYSVFPANKAIPNLPYSEQPKTQQQLLHQMQQQQQQQQQQQQIHHHHHHQQQQQQQQQQQQLHQQHQIQLQQQQQQQQQHLQQQQHQIQQHQIQQLQQQMQQQYHQQQLQERQQQIQQMQQQQQQQQQQLQQQNVPQQDATQPQVQPKQQQTQNFVAYQPAEPPPSETGSKEDVQSAEPRQEGEAESCDASAVPDQCPEKAGTNPTEPANAAAPRRSRRLSREGQSPLGPPSTNIWSQAKEPPPPQNGVAGAQAAKAGESQVTTGGVIRRRRRASKEINLETLAQKASEMESLPAKIVKEDSASSRQATMVPLVIPVSVPVHRGQTDPQGGWVQGRPGQGERPAAPSDRKPSVIVARRRSLRSTMTESFAQDEESDTGLDEDGKAKLKRRPRPEPLIIPPPKPSTFIAPSVYSSITSFQSNLRSPVRLMDNPLTLPPYTPPPILSPVREGSGLYFSTFLTNIAVTNQILPPPPTPKSAARSLLRSTSSDVTPPLFTLNAEATPVSLEPRINIGQKYQAEIPDLQDEASSQSDQHKADLVWVPIDDAAFKHGDKETMEDLMNMACSSVLRGGGTNQELALHCFHECGGDFLETLGRLMHQDPIFPKGHQLIGYHYSGSDSWTAEEKRFFNKGISAYRKDFFLVQKLVRTKTVAQCVEFYYTYKKQVKVGRNGILTFGPPVSPVEKHAEAVVDVKSSQQPKMTQGEADEDDKKNMSLEQINERKQQARVAQSLQVHDYAGTVLVLKEPDTAHKEAHQSPALPRSRAEPAAKKPRVPPKPSQEPEQIFPCKKCNRVFYKVKSRSAHMKSHAEQEKKAAALRQKEEEEQAAAQARARKAAVAAAAAAAAASAAEAQRGGNGNGASEQAEASSQEDSSEGEDDDDEDWH, from the exons ATGAGTCTTCCTGCTCAAGTAAATACTGACAAGAGTGGTAAGCACCGTGCTGCAGCCATGAAAGAGGCTGTGCAGCACCCAGGGGAGGTTTATTATGGTATGGGACCGCCAGCTTTAGAGTCAAGCCACAGTGACTCTGCCAGCAGCTCTGGTGTTTATAATCAAGAGAAAGGGCCCCAGAGTTTACCGCACTATCAACAGGGTGCTCCAGTAAAATGGATGCACCAGGACTCCTTACAGGCCCCTGGCTGGTCCCAGGAAGTTCCTGTGTCGGCCTGGGGGCAGAATTTTGGCCCCTACATGAGCGGAGTGAATGTCAGGAATCAGATGACATTCCACAAGGGAGTCCACGAAGGTGTAGCTCTGCCGATGGGAGGGGAAAATCAGCTGTCCGGACCTGTGGAGGTTTATAGAGATGCCACACAGGCTCCAGCTCAAGGCAGGGGGATCGAGTGGGAACAGCATGCTGCAGCGACGGCGATGCACCAGGCTCAGCTGCAAGCCTATCAACACAGCCACAAAGGCGTGGAGCTCCAAGGCCAGTCACATGTGCCACCTCATGGTTTGCAGGGATCCATGCTGCAGCCCTTCCAGGCAACATTCAGACCCAGCAAGCAACAGTTCTCATCTGGTTATTACTCGGTTTTTCCAGCAAACAAGGCAATTCCGAACCTGCCCTACAGCGAGCAGCCCAAaactcagcagcagcttctacaccagatgcagcagcagcagcaacaacaacagcagcagcaacaaattcatcatcaccatcatcaccaacaacaacaacaacagcagcagcagcaacaacagttGCATCAACAGCATCAGattcagctgcagcagcagcagcagcaacaacagcaacatttgcagcaacagcagcaccaAATCCAGCAGCATCAAATCCAACAGCTGCAGCAACAAATGCAGCAACAGtatcatcagcagcagctccagGAGAGACAGCAACAAATCCAGCAAatgcaacaacagcagcagcaacaacagcaacagttACAGCAGCAAAATGTGCCACAGCAAGACGCGACACAGCCACAGGTGCAaccaaaacagcagcagacCCAAAACTTCGTCGCTTATCAGCCTGCCGAGCCGCCTCCATCTGAAACTGGGTCCAAAGAAGATGTTCAGTCGGCGGAGCCGCGGCAGGAAGGGGAGGCTGAAAGCTGTGACGCGTCAGCCGTTCCTGATCAATGCCCTGAAAAGGCCGGCACAAATCCCACAGAGCCCGCAAACGCGGCTGCTCCTCGGCGCTCGCGTCGCCTTTCCAGGGAGGGGCAGTCGCCACTGGGTCCCCCTTCCACAAACATCTGGTCTCAAGCCAAAGAGCCTCCACCACCCCAAAACGGAGTAGCGGGTGCGCAGGCTGCGAAAGCAGGGGAAAGCCAAGTGACAACAGGAGGGGTCATCCGTAGGAGAAGGAGGGCATCCAAGGAGATCAACTTGGAAACCCTGGCACAGAAGGCGTCAGAGATGGAGTCCCTGCCTGCAAAAATTGTAAAG GAAGACAGTGCTTCAAGCAGGCAAGCCACAATGGTGCCCCTGGTCATCCCAGTGTCTGTGCCAGTGCACAGAGGTCAAACAGATCCTCAGGGTGGCTGGGTACAGGGGCGGCCCGGTCAAGGCGAGCGGCCTGCTGCACCATCCGATCGCAAACCTTCTGTTATTGTGGCTCGCCGGCGATCGCTGAGAAGCACCATGACTGAGAGTTTTGCTCAG GATGAGGAAAGCGATACAGGACTTGATGAGGATGGAAAAGCTAAATTGAAGCGCAGGCCTCGTCCCGAACCTCTCATCATCCCTCCCCCCAAACCATCCACCTTCATCGCGCCATCCGTCTACTCCAGCATCACTTCCTTTCAGAGCAACCTCCGTTCTCCCGTGCGCCTGATGGACAACCCTCTTACCCTTCCCCCATACACGCCACCACCCATCCTGTCTCCTGTGCGGGAGGGCTCCGGACTCTACTTCTCCACCTTCCTCACTAACATAGCTGTAACCAACCAAATCCTGCCGCCCCCGCCCACGCCCAAGTCTGCAGCTCGGAGCCTTCTGCGTTCCA CAAGTTCAGACGTTACGCCGCCTCTCTTCACCTTGAACGCCGAGGCTACACCTGTGAGCCTCGAACC ACGAATCAACATTGGGCAAAAGTACCAGGCAGAAATTCCTGATTTGCAAGATGAAGCTTCTTCCCAGTCCGACCAGCACAAAGCGGACTTGGTTTGGGTTCCTATTGATGACGCCGCCTTCAAACATGGTGACAAAGAGACCA TGGAGGATTTGATGAACATGGCATGTTCGAGTGTTTTGAGAGGAGGAGGAACCAATCAGGAGCTGgctttgcactgttttcatgaATGTGGAGGAGATTTCCTT GAAACACTGGGACGTTTGATGCATCAGGATCCAATTTTCCCCAAAGGCCATCAATTGATAGGTTATCACTACTCag GCTCTGACAGCTGGACAGCAGAGGAGAAGCGGTTTTTCAATAAGGGGATCTCTGCCTACAGGAAGGACTTCTTTCTGGTGCAGAAACTG GTGCGGACTAAGACCGTGGCTCAGTGTGTGGAGTTCTACTACACATACAAGAAGCAGGTGAAGGTTGGTCGCAATGGGATTTTAACGTTCGGCCCTCCTGTTTCACCTGTGGAAAAACACGCAGAGGCAGTCGTGGACGTCAAG AGTTCACAGCAGCCGAAGATGACTCAAGGTGAAGCGGATGAGGATGACAAGAAGAATATGTCTTTAGAGCAGATCaatgagagaaaacagcagGCGAGAGTCGCTCAGTCACTACAGGTTCATGACTAT GCAGGAACAGTGCTGGTGCTCAAAGAGCCAGATACTGCTCATAAAGAGGCTCATCAGTCTCCAGCACTTCCCAGATCTCGGGCCGAGCCTGCTGCAAAGAAGCCCCGGGTGCCACCGAAGCCCTCGCAGGAACCTGAGCAGATTTTTCCTTGCAAGAAATGCAACAG AGTGTTTTATAAAGTGAAGAGTCGAAGCGCTCACATGAAGAGTCATGCCGAGCAGGAGAAGAAGGCTGCAGCGCTGCgtcagaaggaggaggaggagcaggcaGCAGCTCAAGCTCGAGCCAGGAAGGCGGCGGTGGCGGCAGCAGCGGCGGCGGCAGCTGCGTCTGCTGCAGAGGCCCAGCGGGGAGGTAATGGGAATGGAGCGTCAGAGCAGGCTGAGGCCAGCAGCCAAGAGGACTCGTCAGAGGGGGAGGATGACGACGATGAAGACTGGCACTGA